A single region of the Sorghum bicolor cultivar BTx623 chromosome 7, Sorghum_bicolor_NCBIv3, whole genome shotgun sequence genome encodes:
- the LOC8074081 gene encoding cytochrome P450 703A2 isoform X1 — translation MDPFVLSILICSWIFVVVYWRRLNSMRLRLPPGPPTWPIFGNLLQLSPLPHKDFARFCTKYGPLVYLRLGTIDAITTDDPEVIREILIRQDEVFASRPRTLAAVHLAYGCGDVALAPLGPNWKRMRRVCMEHLLTTKRLESFAAHRAQEAEHLCQFVWAKSHSGKPVNLREVLGAFSMNNVTRMLLGKQYFGIQSAGPGEAMEFMHITHELFFLLGLIYLGDYLPAWRWVDPYGCEKKMRDVEKKVDDFHQKIIDEHRRAREAKKTRRSSLDDDDGKEDMDFVDVLLSLPGENGKEHMDDMEIKALMQDMIAAATDTSSVTNEWVMAEVIKNPRVLRRVQEELDAVIGRDRMVAESDLTHLPYLRCVVRESFRMHPAGPFLIPHESLKPTTIMGYHVPARTRVFINTHALGRNPRVWDDVDAFRPERHLPAEEGARVEISHLPDFKILPFSAGKRKCPGAPLGVALVLMALARLFHCFDWSPPDGLRPEDVDTQEVYGMTMPKATPLVAVATPRLPPHLYGGGSAS, via the exons ATGGATCCATTTGTTCTCTCCATCCTCATATGCTCATGGATCTTTGTTGTAGTGTACTGGAGAAGGCTGAATAGCATGAGGCTAAGGCTTCCACCTGGACCTCCAACATGGCCAATCTTTGGCAATCTTCTCCAGTTGAGCCCGCTTCCCCACAAAGACTTTGCCCGATTTTGCACCAAATATGGCCCTCTTGTCTATCTTCGCCTAGGAACCATCGATGCCATCACCACTGATGATCCTGAAGTCATCCGTGAAATACTCATCCGGCAAGATGAGGTCTTTGCTTCACGGCCTCGGACACTGGCTGCTGTCCATCTTGCCTATGGGTGTGGCGATGTGGCTCTAGCTCCGCTGGGGCCTAACTGGAAAAGGATGAGGAGAGTTTGTATGGAGCACTTGCTGACGACCAAGCGGCTCGAGTCTTTTGCTGCTCACCGAGCTCAAGAGGCTGAGCACCTCTGTCAGTTTGTATGGGCTAAATCTCACTCTGGGAAGCCCGTGAACCTCAGAGAGGTTCTTGGTGCCTTCTCTATGAACAACGTCACGAGGATGCTGCTAGGGAAGCAGTACTTTGGGATCCAGTCCGCAGGCCCTGGCGAAGCGATGGAGTTCATGCACATCACCCATGAGCTGTTCTTCCTGCTCGGCCTGATCTATCTTGGGGACTACCTGCCAGCTTGGAGGTGGGTCGACCCGTATGGGTGCGAGAAGAAGATGAGGGACGTCGAGAAGAAGGTGGACGACTTCCACCAGAAGATAATTGATGAACACAGGAGAGCCAGGGAGGCCAAGAAGACTCGGCGTTCCTCCCTTGATGACGACGACGGCAAAGAAGACATGGACTTCGTCGATGTGCTGCTATCTTTGCCTGGTGAGAACGGCAAGGAGCACATGGACGACATGGAGATCAAAGCGTTGATGCAG GACATGATTGCTGCTGCTACGGACACTTCATCGGTGACCAACGAGTGGGTGATGGCAGAGGTGATCAAGAACCCACGCGTGCTCCGGCGTGTCCAGGAGGAGCTTGACGCGGTGATCGGGCGCGACCGGATGGTGGCGGAGTCGGACCTCACCCACCTCCCCTACCTCCGGTGCGTGGTCCGGGAGTCGTTCCGGATGCACCCGGCGGGGCCGTTCCTGATCCCGCACGAGTCCCTGAAGCCGACGACGATCATGGGGTACCACGTCCCGGCGCGCACGCGGGTGTTCATCAACACGCACGCGCTCGGCCGGAACCCTCGCGTGTGGGACGACGTCGACGCGTTCCGGCCGGAGCGGCACCTGCCGGCGGAGGAGGGGGCGCGGGTGGAGATCAGCCACCTGCCGGACTTCAAGATCCTGCCGTTCAGCGCCGGGAAGCGCAAGTGCCCCGGCGCGCCGCTGGGCGTGGCGCTGGTGCTCATGGCGCTCGCCAGGCTCTTCCACTGCTTCGACTGGTCCCCGCCCGACGGCCTCCGCCCCGAGGACGTCGACACCCAGGAGGTGTACGGGATGACCATGCCCAAGGCCAcgccgctcgtcgccgtcgCCACGCCACGCCTGCCGCCGCACTTGTACGGCGGCGGCTCGGCTTCTTAA
- the LOC8074081 gene encoding cytochrome P450 703A2 isoform X2 — translation MRLRLPPGPPTWPIFGNLLQLSPLPHKDFARFCTKYGPLVYLRLGTIDAITTDDPEVIREILIRQDEVFASRPRTLAAVHLAYGCGDVALAPLGPNWKRMRRVCMEHLLTTKRLESFAAHRAQEAEHLCQFVWAKSHSGKPVNLREVLGAFSMNNVTRMLLGKQYFGIQSAGPGEAMEFMHITHELFFLLGLIYLGDYLPAWRWVDPYGCEKKMRDVEKKVDDFHQKIIDEHRRAREAKKTRRSSLDDDDGKEDMDFVDVLLSLPGENGKEHMDDMEIKALMQDMIAAATDTSSVTNEWVMAEVIKNPRVLRRVQEELDAVIGRDRMVAESDLTHLPYLRCVVRESFRMHPAGPFLIPHESLKPTTIMGYHVPARTRVFINTHALGRNPRVWDDVDAFRPERHLPAEEGARVEISHLPDFKILPFSAGKRKCPGAPLGVALVLMALARLFHCFDWSPPDGLRPEDVDTQEVYGMTMPKATPLVAVATPRLPPHLYGGGSAS, via the exons ATGAGGCTAAGGCTTCCACCTGGACCTCCAACATGGCCAATCTTTGGCAATCTTCTCCAGTTGAGCCCGCTTCCCCACAAAGACTTTGCCCGATTTTGCACCAAATATGGCCCTCTTGTCTATCTTCGCCTAGGAACCATCGATGCCATCACCACTGATGATCCTGAAGTCATCCGTGAAATACTCATCCGGCAAGATGAGGTCTTTGCTTCACGGCCTCGGACACTGGCTGCTGTCCATCTTGCCTATGGGTGTGGCGATGTGGCTCTAGCTCCGCTGGGGCCTAACTGGAAAAGGATGAGGAGAGTTTGTATGGAGCACTTGCTGACGACCAAGCGGCTCGAGTCTTTTGCTGCTCACCGAGCTCAAGAGGCTGAGCACCTCTGTCAGTTTGTATGGGCTAAATCTCACTCTGGGAAGCCCGTGAACCTCAGAGAGGTTCTTGGTGCCTTCTCTATGAACAACGTCACGAGGATGCTGCTAGGGAAGCAGTACTTTGGGATCCAGTCCGCAGGCCCTGGCGAAGCGATGGAGTTCATGCACATCACCCATGAGCTGTTCTTCCTGCTCGGCCTGATCTATCTTGGGGACTACCTGCCAGCTTGGAGGTGGGTCGACCCGTATGGGTGCGAGAAGAAGATGAGGGACGTCGAGAAGAAGGTGGACGACTTCCACCAGAAGATAATTGATGAACACAGGAGAGCCAGGGAGGCCAAGAAGACTCGGCGTTCCTCCCTTGATGACGACGACGGCAAAGAAGACATGGACTTCGTCGATGTGCTGCTATCTTTGCCTGGTGAGAACGGCAAGGAGCACATGGACGACATGGAGATCAAAGCGTTGATGCAG GACATGATTGCTGCTGCTACGGACACTTCATCGGTGACCAACGAGTGGGTGATGGCAGAGGTGATCAAGAACCCACGCGTGCTCCGGCGTGTCCAGGAGGAGCTTGACGCGGTGATCGGGCGCGACCGGATGGTGGCGGAGTCGGACCTCACCCACCTCCCCTACCTCCGGTGCGTGGTCCGGGAGTCGTTCCGGATGCACCCGGCGGGGCCGTTCCTGATCCCGCACGAGTCCCTGAAGCCGACGACGATCATGGGGTACCACGTCCCGGCGCGCACGCGGGTGTTCATCAACACGCACGCGCTCGGCCGGAACCCTCGCGTGTGGGACGACGTCGACGCGTTCCGGCCGGAGCGGCACCTGCCGGCGGAGGAGGGGGCGCGGGTGGAGATCAGCCACCTGCCGGACTTCAAGATCCTGCCGTTCAGCGCCGGGAAGCGCAAGTGCCCCGGCGCGCCGCTGGGCGTGGCGCTGGTGCTCATGGCGCTCGCCAGGCTCTTCCACTGCTTCGACTGGTCCCCGCCCGACGGCCTCCGCCCCGAGGACGTCGACACCCAGGAGGTGTACGGGATGACCATGCCCAAGGCCAcgccgctcgtcgccgtcgCCACGCCACGCCTGCCGCCGCACTTGTACGGCGGCGGCTCGGCTTCTTAA
- the LOC8074080 gene encoding non-specific lipid-transfer protein A — translation MMMKKGGAGIMVAVAVALVVLVAAASSSVARADVSCADVDANLRACVGYVTGKEAAPGGECCAGVRRIRGMPSGTAERRQACECVKQAAAGYQPLNADAIRDLPKQCGAPLPFPLTLNFDCTTIP, via the exons atgatgatgaagaagggCGGCGCCGGAATaatggtggcggtggcggtggcgttgGTCGTCCTGGTAgcggcggcgtcgtcgtcggtggCGAGGGCGGACGTGAGCTGCGCGGACGTGGACGCGAACCTGCGGGCCTGCGTCGGGTACGTGACGGGCAAGGAGGCGGCCCCGGGCGGCGAGTGCTGCGCCGGCGTGAGGCGGATCAGGGGCATGCCGTCCGGCACGGCGGAGCGGCGGCAGGCGTGCGAGTGCGTCAAGCAGGCGGCGGCGGGGTACCAGCCGCTCAACGCCGACGCCATCCGCGACCTCCCCAAGCAGTGCGGCGCGCCGCTGCCGTTCCCGCTCACCCTCAACTTCGACTGCACCAC AATTCCATGA
- the LOC8074083 gene encoding hydroxyproline O-galactosyltransferase GALT2, with protein MARRVRPSHLILALAAAYLLLISLKFRRVLDLAAADLAAGDPAAAAASAFSSPSSSDHLPSPTFVSSSDDDATSPFPVRPFWHRYDRVSLPDLASRNRSALDRMADDAWALGLTAWEDAAAFAGDPWALLAAATSRASDSAKCPSAVSQRARGRVVFLPCGLAAGSSVTVVGTPRAAHREYVPQLARMRQGDGTVMVSQFVVELQGLRAVDGEDPPRILHLNPRLRGDWSQHPILEHNTCYRMQWGAAQRCDGTPPGDNDDKVDGFPKCEKWIRNDIVDTKESKTTSWLKRFIGRAKKPAITWPFPFVEERLFVLTIQAGVEGFHIYVGGRHVTSFPYRPGFTLEDATGLFVKGDVDVHSVYATALPMSHPSFSLRQVLEMSEKWRSRPLPKGPVSLFIGILSASNHFAERMAVRKTWMQTPEIKSSEAVARFFVALNSRKEVNVMLKKEAEYFGDIVILPFIDRYELVVLKTIAICEYGVQNLTAANIMKCDDDTFVRVDMVLRHIKLNNNGDKPLYMGNLNLLHRPLRTGKWAVTGEEWPEDIYPPYANGPGYVISGDIAKFIVSQHANQSLRLFKMEDVSMGLWVEKFNATKPVQYSHSWNFCQYGCVFNYYTAHYQSPRQMLCLWDKLIRGQPSCCNYR; from the exons ATGGCGCGGCGGGTGCGGCCGTCGCACCTGATTCTAGCGCTGGCGGCGGCCTACCTCCTCCTCATCTCCCTCAAGTTCCGCCGCGTGCTGGACCTGGCCGCCGCCGACCTCGCCGCGGgcgaccccgccgccgccgccgcctccgccttcTCCTCGCCGTCCTCCTCCGACCACCTACCCTCCCCCAccttcgtctcctcctccgacgACGACGCCACCTCCCCGTTCCCGGTCCGCCCCTTCTGGCACCGCTACGACCGCGTGTCCCTGCCCGACCTCGCGTCACGCAACCGCTCCGCGCTCGACCGCATGGCCGACGACGCCTGGGCGCTCGGCCTCACGGCTTGGGAGGACGCGGCCGCCTTCGCGGGGGACCCCTGGGCGCTGCTGGCCGCCGCCACCTCCCGCGCCTCCGACTCCGCCAAGTGCCCCTCCGCTGTCTCGCAGCGCGCGCGGGGCCGGGTCGTCTTCCTCCCCTGCGGCCTCGCGGCGGGCTCCTCCGTCACCGTCGTCGGCACCCCGCGCGCCGCGCACAGGGAGTACGTGCCGCAGCTCGCGAGGATGAGGCAGGGGGACGGCACCGTCATGGTGTCCCAGTTCGTGGTCGAGCTCCAGGGCCTGCGCGCCGTCGATGGCGAGGACCCGCCCAGGATACTCCACCTCAACCCCAGGCTCAGGGGGGATTGGAGCCAGCACCCTATCCTCGAGCACAACACCTGCTACAGGATGCAGTGGGGCGCCGCGCAGCGCTGTGATGGCACACCACCCGGCGACAACGACGACAAAG TTGATGGATTCCCCAAATGTGAGAAATGGATACGCAATGACATTGTTGACACCAAGGAGTCGAAGACAACTTCATGGTTGAAGAGATTCATAGGGCGTGCAAAGAAACCTGCAATAACATGGCCATTCCCCTTTGTAGAGGAGAGGCTATTTGTTTTGACTATACAAGCTGGAGTTGAAGGTTTCCACATTTACGTTGGTGGTCGACATGTGACATCTTTTCCTTATCGACCA GGGTTCACTCTTGAAGATGCAACGGGATTATTTGTTAAGGGTGATGTAGATGTACATTCAGTTTACGCCACTGCTCTTCCTATGTCCCATCCTAGTTTTTCTCTTCGACAAGTCCTTGAGATGTCAGAAAAGTGGAGGTCTCGGCCACTACCAAAAGGTCCTGTTTCCCTTTTCATTGGAATATTGTCTGCATCAAATCACTTCGCTGAGCGCATGGCTGTGAGAAAAACATGGATGCAGACTCCAGAAATTAAGTCTTCTGAAGCAGTGGCTCGATTCTTTGTTGCCCTG aattcaaggaaAGAGGTCAATGTAATGCTGAAGAAAGAAGCAGAATACTTTGGAGACATTGTCATTTTGCCATTTATAGATCGCTATGAGCTGGTTGTTCTTAAGACAATTGCTATCTGTGAGTATGGG GTCCAGAACTTGACTGCTGCAAACATCATGAAATGCGACGATGATACATTTGTGAGAGTAGATATGGTTCTGAGACACATCAAGTTGAATAATAATGGTGACAAACCATTATATATGGGGAACCTTAACCTCTTGCATAGACCACTGAGAACTGGAAAATGGGCAGTTACAGGCGAG GAGTGGCCTGAGGATATCTACCCACCATATGCAAATGGACCAGGCTATGTGATTTCCGGTGACATAGCAAAATTCATCGTGTCACAGCATGCCAATCAGAGTTTAAGA CTGTTTAAGATGGAAGATGTAAGTATGGGTCTATGGGTTGAGAAATTCAATGCAACAAAGCCTGTCCAATATTCCCACAGCTGGAACTTCTGCCAGTATGGTTGCGTGTTCAACTACTACACAGCCCACTATCAGTCACCTAGGCAGATGCTGTGCTTGTGGGATAAGTTGATCCGTGGTCAGCCATCCTGCTGTAACTACAGATAG